The Melioribacteraceae bacterium 4301-Me genome contains the following window.
TATTAAAATTCGGCGGTTCAAGTGTAGGTGATGCTCAACGCATCAATAAAGTAATTAATATCCTCTTAAATGATTACATCAATAAAAAAGAAAAATTTGCCGTTGTATTTTCGGCTTTTCAGGGAGTAACAGATAAGTTAATTGAAACAGCACATTTAGCAGTACAAAGAAAATTAAGTTATAAAGATGAACTTGATTTCCTTAGAACTAAACATGAAGACATTAATCATCAGTTAAATAATCCCAATTCACAAATTACGGATGAAAAAATAAACGAATTGTTCGATGAACTTGCTGGTATTCTTCACGGAGTTTTTTTAGTTAAAGAATTATCACCCCGAATCTTAGATTTTGTTGTAAGTTTCGGTGAAAAACTTTCGTGCAATATAATTACTGCCGCTCTTAAAAATAGAAATGTAGATTGCGAGTATTTAGATGCAAGTAAATTAATTAAAACCGACGATAATTTTGGTAATGCTCGTGTCGATTTCCAAAAAACCAATCGCAATATCCTTAATTATTTTAAGAAACATAAAAGCCTTCAAGTTATAACAGGCTTTATCAGTTCAGCAGATAAAAATGAGATAACCACTCTTGGAAGAGGCGGTTCAGATTACACAGCTTCAATTTTCGGAGCTGCATTGAATGCAGAGCTAATTGAAATATGGACAGATGTAAACGGCATATTGACTGCCGACCCTCGTAAAGTTAAAAATGCTTTCACATTAAATTCGGTTACTTACGAAGAAGCAATGGAACTTTCACATTTTGGTGCAAAGGTAATTTATCCACCTACAATGCTTCCAGCCTTACAGAAGAAAATTAAGATAGTGATAAGAAATACATTTAATCCTTCTTTTAAGGGAACATACATTCTCGAAAAGGAAACATCAAAAAATTTTATGGTGAAGGGAATTTCTTCTATTGATGATATTTCTTTAATCCGCGTTCAAGGCGGTGGCATGATAGGAGTATCTGGAATTGCTGCACGACTTTTTAATGTATTAGCGCGATTAGGAATTAATATAATTTTAATCACACAAGCATCTTCGGAACATAGTATTTGCTTTGCAATTTCACCAAAGGAAGGTAATATCGCAAAAAAATCAATCGAGGAAGAATTTCGTCTGGAAATTTTAGATGGAAAAATAGGCGAAGTAAAGTTAGAAGAAAATCTTTCTATTATCGCAGTAGTTGGCGAAAAAATGAGACATACTCCAGGTGTAGCTGGCACTGTATTTAACGCATTAGGCACAAATAAAATTAATATTGTCGCTATTGCTCAAGGGTCATCTGAGTTAAATATTTCCCTTGTGATAAATAAAAACGAGCTTTCAAAAGCTCTAAACATCTTGCATAAAGCTTTATTAAAGAAATAAGGAGATTGAAATGAACAAAAACAAAATACCTGTGGCAATACTTGGTGCAACTGGAAGTGTGGGACAAAAATTTATTGAGCTTTTGTCAGACCATCCTTGGTTTGAAATTGCTGAACTTGCTGCATCCGACAAATCAGCCGGGAAAAAATATTCTGAAGCTGCAAATTGGATAATGAGTTCTTCACTAAAAGAAAAATATAAAAATATGACGGTCCAAAAATGTGAACCAATCTTAAACTCTAAAGTTGTCTTTTCAGCATTGGATTCATCAGTTGCTGGAGAAATAGAAACAGAATTCGCAAACAAAGGTTATTATGTAATTTCTAACGCACGAAATCATCGGTTCGATAAAGATGTCCCTCTTATGGTTCCAGAAATTAATCCGAACCACTTGAATTTAATTCGTCAGCAAAATTATAAAGGAGCAATAATTACTAATCCAAACTGCTCAACAATTGGATTAGTCTTGGCTCTTAAACCTCTTTACGATAATTTTGGATTAGATGCAGTTAATGTTGTAACACTGCAAGCAATTTCTGGTGCCGGTTATCCAGGTCTTGCAAGTCTTGATATTTATGACAATGTTATTCCCTACATTTCAGGTGAAGAAGACAAATTGGAATCTGAACCCTTGAAAATTCTTGGTTCTTTAAACGAAAATAGTATTGATAATGCAGCAATAAAAATCAGTGCACAGTGCAACAGAGTTGCAGTAATAGATGGACATACCGAGTGTGTACAAGTGAAACTAAAAACAAAAGCTTCTATTCAAGAAATTATTGAAGCCTGGCAAAATTACAAATCAATTCCGCAGCAATTGAATTTACCAACAGCACCCGAACATCCAATTGTTTACTTTTACGAAGAAAAATATCCACAGCCAAAACTTCATAGGAATATTGAAAAGGGAATGGCTGTTGCAATAGGTAGATTAAGAGAAGACCCGCTGTTCGATTTTAAATTCGTAATTCATTCACACAATACAGTGAGAGGTGCTGCTGGCGGTACAATTTTAATTGCAGAATTAATGAAATCACAAGGTTACATGGATAATTTATGAAAGAAAAAAAAGTAAGAGTATTTGCGCCTGCTTCAGTTTCAAACGTTGGCCCAGGGTTCGACTTAATGGGCTTTGCACTAAATGGAATTGGAGACGAAATTGAACTTAGCTTTTCAAAAGAAAATTCGATTAGAATTACTAAAATTGTTGGTGAAAATGGCAAACTGCCTTACGATCCCCAAAAAAATACAGCAACTGTTGCAATTGAGTCTTTATTGACCAAACATAAAATTTCAGTAGGATTAGATGTAAAAATCATTAAAAAAATGGGGATTGGTTCTGGACTTGGCTCAAGTGCAGCAAGTGCAGTTGCTGCCGTGGTCGCTGCAAATGAATTACTTGAATTGAACTTCACAAAACATCAGCTGCTCGAACATGCGGTTAAAGGAGAAATGGCTGCAAGTCAAGCTCTTCATGCCGATAATGTTGCACCTTGTTTATTCGGCGGCTTTGTACTTATTAGAGGATACAATCCAATCGATATTGTACAAATCGATTATCCTAAAAATCTTTTTTGTACTATTATTTATCCTCAAATTGAAATTAAAACTTCCGATGCAAGAAAAATTTTAGATAAAAAAGTCGATATGAAAACCGCTGTTGCACAAGCGGGAAATGCTGCTGGATTAATAGCTGGACTTTTAACAAAAGATTTTTCATTGATTTCAAGGTCAATTATAGATTTAATTGCCGAACCAAAGAGAGCCGCACTAATACCTTGCTACAACGAAGTAAGAGAAGCAGCTCTTTCAAATGGTGCAATTAATTGTAACATCACAGGTTCAGGACCATCAATGTTTGCATTTTCAAATTCAAAAGCAAAAGCAAAATCGATTGCTAATGCTATGAAGAAGGCCGCTACAAAAAAAGGATTACAAAGCAAAATATATATATCTAAAATTAATGACGAAGGACCACTGATTCTAAAATGAAATTTTACAGCACAAATAATAACAAAAAAAGCTTTTCCTTCGAAGAGACTGTTCTGAAAGGTTTAGCAGAAGACGGCGGATTATTTATGCCGGAAAAAATTCCTCCAATCGAAAAAGATTTTATTAAGAATATAGAAAAATTTTCTTTCCAAGAAATCTCCCTTAAAATAGCAGAATCTTTTATTGAAAACGAAATATCAGAAAGTGATTTATCTGATATAATTGCCAATTCAATTACATTTTCTGCACCATTGGTTTCAATTGGGAAAAATTTGTATGTGCTGGAACTATTTCATGGACCAACACTTGCCTTTAAAGATTTCGGCGCAAGATTCATGGCTAAAACAATGGGATATTTTGTAGCTAAAAGAAGTATTCAGTTAAACATACTCGTTGCAACCTCTGGCGATACAGGAAGCGCTGTGGCTCATGGATTTTACGATACACCCGGAATTAATGTC
Protein-coding sequences here:
- a CDS encoding aspartate kinase — protein: MKILKFGGSSVGDAQRINKVINILLNDYINKKEKFAVVFSAFQGVTDKLIETAHLAVQRKLSYKDELDFLRTKHEDINHQLNNPNSQITDEKINELFDELAGILHGVFLVKELSPRILDFVVSFGEKLSCNIITAALKNRNVDCEYLDASKLIKTDDNFGNARVDFQKTNRNILNYFKKHKSLQVITGFISSADKNEITTLGRGGSDYTASIFGAALNAELIEIWTDVNGILTADPRKVKNAFTLNSVTYEEAMELSHFGAKVIYPPTMLPALQKKIKIVIRNTFNPSFKGTYILEKETSKNFMVKGISSIDDISLIRVQGGGMIGVSGIAARLFNVLARLGINIILITQASSEHSICFAISPKEGNIAKKSIEEEFRLEILDGKIGEVKLEENLSIIAVVGEKMRHTPGVAGTVFNALGTNKINIVAIAQGSSELNISLVINKNELSKALNILHKALLKK
- a CDS encoding homoserine kinase — protein: MKEKKVRVFAPASVSNVGPGFDLMGFALNGIGDEIELSFSKENSIRITKIVGENGKLPYDPQKNTATVAIESLLTKHKISVGLDVKIIKKMGIGSGLGSSAASAVAAVVAANELLELNFTKHQLLEHAVKGEMAASQALHADNVAPCLFGGFVLIRGYNPIDIVQIDYPKNLFCTIIYPQIEIKTSDARKILDKKVDMKTAVAQAGNAAGLIAGLLTKDFSLISRSIIDLIAEPKRAALIPCYNEVREAALSNGAINCNITGSGPSMFAFSNSKAKAKSIANAMKKAATKKGLQSKIYISKINDEGPLILK
- the asd gene encoding aspartate-semialdehyde dehydrogenase; the protein is MNKNKIPVAILGATGSVGQKFIELLSDHPWFEIAELAASDKSAGKKYSEAANWIMSSSLKEKYKNMTVQKCEPILNSKVVFSALDSSVAGEIETEFANKGYYVISNARNHRFDKDVPLMVPEINPNHLNLIRQQNYKGAIITNPNCSTIGLVLALKPLYDNFGLDAVNVVTLQAISGAGYPGLASLDIYDNVIPYISGEEDKLESEPLKILGSLNENSIDNAAIKISAQCNRVAVIDGHTECVQVKLKTKASIQEIIEAWQNYKSIPQQLNLPTAPEHPIVYFYEEKYPQPKLHRNIEKGMAVAIGRLREDPLFDFKFVIHSHNTVRGAAGGTILIAELMKSQGYMDNL